The following DNA comes from Solanum stenotomum isolate F172 chromosome 11, ASM1918654v1, whole genome shotgun sequence.
CTCTCATTGCTTGGAAATCCAAGAAACATGCAACAATATCAAGAGCTCAAATGAGGCTGACTATAGAAGCCTAGTAGGGTTGACATCTGAAGTAGTTGAGTAATCTGGCTAAAGAGTTGGAAATCAAGATTGAAGGTCCAATATCAATATATTGTGATAGCATGGCTGCTATACAAATAGCTGCAAACCCAGTATTTCATGAGAGGACTAAGCATATCGAGATAGATTGCCACTTCATAAGGGAGAAAATTCAGCAAGGTTTGATCAAGACTGTTCATGTTCCATCACATGATCAGCTGGCAGACTTATTAACTAAGGCATTGAGAAGGACACGACATGAATACTTATTGTCCAAACTAGGAGTCCTGAATGTCTTCATGGGACCTAGTTTGAGGGGGAGTATTGAAACTTCAGGAGTGACATAGACATGGAGTAGCACAAGTTAGCTTAAATGTTAATTATTGAGTTAGTTAGTTAATGCTAGTAAAGTTAGTTAGTGAAGTAGTGAGCTGTGAAGTTAGTTAGGTCAACTGTCAATTCAGTTAATACAATGTacagtgtatatatatactcataaGTAGCTTGTACTGATCAATTCACTACAGATGAAAATTCCCAAATAGATtctctctattcttcttctttcttccttgAGTTCCACATTCATCTGATCTCCATCTCTAGATTCAGATTTGTCCAGTAGTGAAGTAAAAAAATGACCTAAAGTTATTGGATTATCAGTAGTTCTTATTTAAACAGAATTGTATTAGGAGTGCTTAAAGTTGGTCACTTGTACCTTTCAAATTTACTGACCACTACAATTGCCGTTAGTGATAAgcttttacttgtcatttatATATGATGCTTGAATAATCTCTTCACAGCTAACTGTAGAaaggaaaaagaggaaaaaagaaaattggaatTTATTACATTCTGTACTCTGATATGAATCTTCTCTAACACGTAGTGacatatttaaacaaaattgtaGCTAAATTCCCTAATTCGTGGAGCAGCCAAATAAGAGACTTGATTAAATAATAGTTTTCGCCAGGCCTCTTTTGCTCTTTACAATTTTCTTACGGAGACGTTCTAATTAATTTAGGGAACCTCTAGCTAGAAGGTTTGTGTGTAACCTCCTGTGTTGTATGCATAAGGGTTTGATTGTGTCGTCCTTGCTAATCCTACCTGTCCTTGCATTCCATCCTTTTGATATTGTTGCCACATTACTTGCTCATCTACTAATAGTCTCTGCTTCTTTTCCATTTCTGACATTTGAACATATGATGGTGGAGCTATTGCTAGTGATGCTGCAAAAGGATCAGTGGTTGTACCGGCTGTACTTTGAGCTCCGCTGTCTGCTGATGGAGGTGCAGGCAAGGCTAGCATTGCCGGCCGACCAGCTGATCCAAGCGCGACACTGCGAGCACTTCCAGTAGCTACAACCCCTGAGTTGGCTACAACTTGAGCTACTGCTCCTTGTTGATACATTCCATCTAGCATTAATGTGTTGAAACCTCCAGGAAGGGAAGCCTTCTGGTTTGACAAATGGCTCGTGTGCTGAACAAGTGCTGTTTCCCAATCCCCTGAATTGTTGAACGCTTCCCACGGTGAAGTAGTTGTTGAAGGACCATCAGTTGTTGGACCACCACCATCAAAGAGTGCTACAGCCAATTGATCTCCATGTTCTTCCATAGTTAATGAATTTTCACCCAAGTTCAAAAAGTCAGCTACGTCTTGGGTTTTCACcacctctttattttcttcttcgtgTTTCTCTTCCTTTATTTCTTCAGGAATTCCCTCTGGTGGTGGTAATGCCTTTATTTCATTCATCGCCTGTTCTGGTTCTGGTTCTGGCTCTGGCTCTTGAGTTTTTTCAACCAGCTCACTTTTAGGTTCATAACGCATTGCATTTCCATTCTGTCCCAATATGGACTTCTCCCGTATAAAATCATCGATAAGGTCAAGTTTCTTTTGTGGAATGTTCTCAATATCTGGATATTCAGAAGATCGTCCAATTCCAACTGTTTTACACCAATTGTAGAACTGTTCAAGATCAACATATTGTTTGTTAATACGACAGAAGATCTCGTGAACCTTGACAGATTCGGGAATAGATAGTTCTTGGAACTTATCAATCAAGATAGTTATTATTTCTGTTATTTGATAATATATCTGGAAACTCTCATTCACAAGTGGATATAGAGCCACAAATACAGTTCTGTTGGTCCTTGCCAAACCTGCtcttataaaatgacaaaaaaaaattagaatcttttaaatatatttcactaaatagtttcaaaatattaaaatagaatGCAAACCTGCGGGTTTACAAGCTAAAAATCGGTCAAGAAGTTGGATGAGATATTGCATCCTTGAGAAAATGTGCTCATTCTTCATTTCGCTCAACGGAGTGGGTTGTTTCACCACGACAGTTTCAGGTTCAACATTGTCTAACTCTTCATCATAGGCGTAGGCACTGCGCTTTCCACGCCGATTCTGCATCCTATACTCAAGTTGTTCATCAAGGTATAAAGAATAGGTACGAATAAGTGAAGAATAGTCCCATGAATTAGATCTGGTATCTCGAAACTCAGACATGTTAAGAAGCCTTGTTCCTTGTCTTGTGGCAAAGAAAATTTCCTGCTCATAGGAGGGATCGCCATCGGATAGCAATCTATGGATCAACATTATTGACTTGAGCGCCACAACCCAATTCTTTGTCTTTCCAAGACGTCTCGAAATGTTATCAACACAAGCACCAATATTGGCTCGAGAATAAGCAGTCAAGCTTAGAATCTCTCGAATGTGCCTCTCCTCAGGCGGGTACTCTTGGTGTCTAGTAGCCTTAACAATCGCAACTTCTAGGTCGGACAAACAATTGCTTCCTCCTACCTTTGCTAGACTTATGCTTGTTTGGTCCTTCACAGCCCCAATTGCTTTTCTAAGTTTGCTTGGTGCCATGAAGTTATAACCTGCAGAATGATgcaagaaaaacaaacaaacacatGAATGATATTGAACATGCATTTTAAGGTATGATGAGTATAAACATCTTTCGCATTGCAAAAACACACACCTTAGATGATCTTCCACACAACTGAAATTATTGTTAGAAATTACAAAAATGATTATCCTTTTCAAATCGAAAGAAACAAGAATCGAGAAGAAGGCAAAGAGGGCGAGTGACGTATGtacaactctttcttcttctcgaTCTTGATCGATCTTCCGGTTAAACTTGCAATTTTTCTCCCTTATGTCTTCTTCCTCTTCACTGATTTGAACAACCATCCTCCATTTTAGCACCATAATACGGATAGCTAAtggaatatttttcaaaacaaagcTGCGGTTTACATAAACTTTATAATCATTCAATTTTCGTTGGAAAAAAACATAACACTTCCTTTTATTCTATTTGACTTATTCTTTCTTATTTCTTGCTACAACTTTTacctaaaaaaatttaatctatCCACTCACAATGGACAAGAAAATTACATGGTCGGTTCATTTTTAGAGATACTTATTTCCCTCAgctatttctaaaaataaactgACACGTTAATTTTTCTTGGATAGAAGttaatctcaaaatttaatCACACCAATGTAGTTAAAtgtttcttacaaaacaaactaaaaattattaagagtcttattttaaataaaaaaaataaaaaaaatttagatattaattAATGTAAAAGGAAGTAAAGTTATAGTACTAGCCAACCAACGTAGAAAGACTTGAAATTTCCCGtataaatttataatctttTCATTGTATGCAATAATGTAACTCTAttttattactctctctattagtttgagaaacacatctctcttttattacactctctattttatttttaaaaatgacttaaGTCATCGATAAccacttaaagttgtccgcatatttcacttagacacctaaTCTTAAGCTTGTTCTAATTGAACACAGAgactaattaaattatttaccTACCCAACACTTTTTagacaattaattaaaatgagaaTGTGGATATACACTCGTGAATGACGTGGTATGGTGACTAATAAAAAGAAGACATGTGACATTGAGCTagaataacaattaaaaaaaataagttaaaaagaaatattatacccctccttctcttttccttcttttgccAGAACCCTTCCCCCACCAATACTGACCACACACACGGTTGCCATTTCCCTCAAATCTCACTCCTTTTCTCAAAgcatcaatttatatatatttattaatatttttcttcttcttgtgttGTGTTGTGAGTTCTTTAGAGTTTGAATACATCAACAATTTCAAATTCGTATTAGTGTTGCCGGAAATAATGAACATCAAAGTGAAGAGACGATCCATCACTAGTTacttgttattttaatttttttgtgtctttATGCCATGACCTCTGCTTAACATTCCATGTCAAAGAAAATGCATcccacttcatcttcttcccatttttttttgcatttcttttgtctttttagatttatatttaatttgtgtttggGTTTGATTGGACAAAAGAGATGAAGAAGGGAGATATACGTATGATGGCAGCGGCGATACCATTTTCCCCGACGAAAAACCTGCTGCCAGATTTGAATGTGTAATTGGTCATTTGAAAGGCCAAGGTCATTTAACGATGGTAGACTTGTGGATGGTGATGACCAATTTAATGGAAAAAATTAGGTGGTGTACTAGAGAAGAAGAATGgatgaaaatcaagaaagaagGAGGAGTTGTCGGTAGTGATGGCGTGGATGGTTGCAATGGTGGTGGGAGCATCtgttgaaacaaaaaagaaggCATAAAACCTTTTTTGGGGGCTAAACGCCTCTATTTGTGTGTATTACACACACTTTTCCATGCCAGCAAAAAGAGTTTAATAAGTACAATGTTTTTGTTGTGTAGATGTTCAATAGGTACATGtattagttgaggtgttcaaATGAAATATGCAAACAAATTTAAGTAGCCATCTATgacttgagccttaaaaaattgtcacatcacACTCCACATGAAAAAAACCATTTCaccttaacaaaaattaaatcaattattagTATTCGTTAAatttaaagattaaaatattactattctctaaaaaaaaattataaaataaaatgtaaaatatttttcttacgcCACTCCACCTCTTCCCTCACCGTACTTCCTCATCCcaatttttttagtgtttttttaaaataaaatatttatttctgtTATATTCGGTACGgaagtagaaaaaaatattttcctaaaaatatatgtacacatcttacacaaaatgagaaaaatgtacaaaaaaTAACAATGCAGGTGGGggtgaaattttattttaatttttttgaaaaaataatatcaatttctGTTTTTGGAAGGAGTGGGGAGGGTGAGGAGATGATGGAGTGGggtgagaaaaaatattttaaattttaatttttttttaaatataatttttttgttatttaatctTCAGTTTTTAACTAttattaatagtttttttttcttaccctcCCTAGgaagctcccaccccttttgctcccttggtgactcgaactcgcaaccttcagGTTGAAAGTGAggagtgcttaccatccgagcaactctcTCTCATCattattaatagtttatttaatttttgtcaatgtaaaatattttattcatgtgGAATGCCATGTGATAAGATTCTTACAAATAAAAGAGGGAATGTATTACACACATCACTGAGGTGTGTTTCTCATAGGAGTGGAAAAATcaaacccaacccaacccattTAGGTTTGAGTTGGTCCCGCCTGTCAGTTAGCTCAACCCATCTCAACCTAATCCTATACAACCCATTAAAAGTTAGGTTGATATGTAAcctaaattgatttttgaaaaatcttgttaaaataattttaattttttttattctacaTGTTATAATagttataataaagaaaaaaaataattttattaggtactaaaatcttataaaataacaaataaaactattaaaacttAGTAAAAATTGGGCGATTGGGTTGTGACCCGTTACTAACCCGTTTTGCCCCaaccaattttggccaaaacaaATTTGGGTtaggttgggtcttgacctatTTTGACCCACCCAAATTTAACTCAACCCCCTCAATTGCCACCCATagtcaatccataccaagaataaaaTCGAAATCAAGCATATCTAACACTACTAGATCAACTAAGGTGATTTTTTGAAAGATTGAGATCGGACGATTTCTATAGACCTTTTTAGCAACAATAGAATCACCGACATGAATGGAGAGAGAGAAAGGTTCTAACAAGATTTCAGGGCTGACATCAAACTTTACAGCGAAATAAAGAGTCATAAGAGACAATGTAGTCCTGGATCTAGCAATACATAAGGATCAAACTGGAAAATTTGTAATATACTGATGAAAACATCTGGAGAACTTTCCTAATCATGTCGAGTctggagagcataaaacctgTTCCGACCTAACTACCACCAGAACCAGACGAAGCACTAGGTTGAGTCTGACAACCATCCCTGCCTTGCTAGCACGTGCAAGTGAATCTCTCATTTTGTGAACAACCTTACCACAACCATATCATCCATCGTTACCGGCTAAGAATCTCATCGGATGACTTTTGCCACACTATTTGCAAATGGGGAAAGTGTGACCACTAGAAgcacctcct
Coding sequences within:
- the LOC125845513 gene encoding putative clathrin assembly protein At1g03050; translation: MAPSKLRKAIGAVKDQTSISLAKVGGSNCLSDLEVAIVKATRHQEYPPEERHIREILSLTAYSRANIGACVDNISRRLGKTKNWVVALKSIMLIHRLLSDGDPSYEQEIFFATRQGTRLLNMSEFRDTRSNSWDYSSLIRTYSLYLDEQLEYRMQNRRGKRSAYAYDEELDNVEPETVVVKQPTPLSEMKNEHIFSRMQYLIQLLDRFLACKPAGLARTNRTVFVALYPLVNESFQIYYQITEIITILIDKFQELSIPESVKVHEIFCRINKQYVDLEQFYNWCKTVGIGRSSEYPDIENIPQKKLDLIDDFIREKSILGQNGNAMRYEPKSELVEKTQEPEPEPEPEQAMNEIKALPPPEGIPEEIKEEKHEEENKEVVKTQDVADFLNLGENSLTMEEHGDQLAVALFDGGGPTTDGPSTTTSPWEAFNNSGDWETALVQHTSHLSNQKASLPGGFNTLMLDGMYQQGAVAQVVANSGVVATGSARSVALGSAGRPAMLALPAPPSADSGAQSTAGTTTDPFAASLAIAPPSYVQMSEMEKKQRLLVDEQVMWQQYQKDGMQGQVGLARTTQSNPYAYNTGGYTQTF